A stretch of the Meles meles chromosome 19, mMelMel3.1 paternal haplotype, whole genome shotgun sequence genome encodes the following:
- the LOC123931428 gene encoding small EDRK-rich factor 2-like has protein sequence MTRGNQRELARQKNMKKQSDSVKGKRRDDGLSAAARKQRDSEIMQQKQKKANEKEEEPK, from the coding sequence ATGACCCGCGGTAACCAGCGCGAGCTTGCCCGCCAGAAGAATATGAAAAAGCAGAGCGACTCGGTTAAGGGAAAGCGCCGAGATGACGGGCTTTCTGCTGCAGCCCGCAAGCAGAGGGACTCGGAGATCATGCAGCAGAAGCAGAAAAAGGCAAACGAGAAGGAGGAGGAACCCAAGTAG